The nucleotide window TCGATTCTTTGCCTGATGATCTTCTTGTGGAGATTTCTTCACGTACCGCTGCTTCTTCCTTGTCAGCCGTTCGTAATCTCAGATTAGTTTCCAAAACGTTTAAAAGAACATGCGAtgaaaaatacgtaatctctcGACTTTCCCTCCACGAACTCACTCTTCTGACTTGGTATCATTATCAAGACCCTGAACTTGAAAGGGAGGTAAGGACCGAACATGAAAGGAAggtacttaacaaaaaaaaagaacttgaaaGGAAGGTAAGGACCGAAAGATTATCTAACTTCTACAAGAGATGTCGAAGGAACGGGAATCCTGAAGCCTTGTATCGCAAAGGAATCATCAACTATTTTCGAAGAAACCATAAACACAAAGGACTCAAACTTTTATCTCAAGCTGcgaaaaaaggaaacaaagaaGCAACCTATGTTTATGGACTGATCCTAATCTGTGGTGGAGGCAGAGACATCTACGAGGAGGGTAAGCAagatatatattaattgttaacctgagtttctctttttttttttttgttattataagtTCGATGCATGTTGTGTATCTTTGCGTTTATCTTCATGTTTAGCAATTTAAACGTTTTGAGCCAAACAAGTTTTGATATGCTTTGAGTCTATGTATATACCAGGACCGGTTTTGCATGGAGGCGAAACAAAACAAGAGGGTTTCAAGATCTTGTCTTCTTTAATAAAACCGTTAATGTCAAAAACGTTGGAGGAGCTGGTGGATATGAGGGACAAGATTGGAGGCAGCATTCGGTGGCTTGGCACACAGGTGATGAAAGAGCTCAAAGGAGCGTACGTTCCAGACAAGTGCGGGTGTGATGGTCGAACTAGTGAATTCTTAGCATATAATTGTGCTTGGCATCGATACGGCGAGGATAACGACATGAATACTTCTTCTGCATGTGAGATCTGTCTGTGGGATCATGaagttaaaatgtttttttgataCTACTAGTGAGTGAATTGTGATAATAAAcagaaattaattaataaactgtttatatttgggtatcttttatatattattgcTCTTTGGATACATCATACATCCATatgatttatatgaaaatatatgcCACTTAAATCTTCAATTTTGGAAAAGGTTCTGCTTCATGATTAAGATTTTAACCCCAGTATAGTTTGACTAGAAAGTTAGAGTGTTTTTTATAGCTTCTCTGACGAAGGAGATGAGTTGCGAGTCTGGTATGCGATCTGTGGGGACTCCACTTGGGTTTCTAGAGACATCCCATTCCCACTCAGATGCTTTATGTACATCCAACGTGCAGCAACCTACCTTCACCTGAATGTTTATGGTTTAAGGACTTTGAGAGTTGAGAGAATATGGCTTCTCGGAAGAGATTTTTGTACCTGGTTTGCCTCAAAAGCCCCCGGGTTCGACATAATCTCTGGATGCTCAGAATCCACAAACGGTCCAAGCTGAGTTTTAAGAAATGACCGTAAGTGCCCCCTCAAGATACAATCAACACACCATACATGTAGTCTTATAGAAAGGTCTGAACGAATCTTAGTTACTAACCAGCACGAGTAACTGTGGTGGCTTTCTTTTCGCATGAACTAGTAGCTCATTCAGTGGCTCAAATAGAAAGTTGTCTAATGTGGTGAATGGTCTGGATGCAGTTATCAGCCAAGATAAAGACCCTTAAGCATATGGTTTGTAATAGGCTCGGGAATGTGAAATATGTTATTTATTAGACTGTGTAATATGTTTTCCATTAGCTCTTATTCATATTTGAGCATGACCTATGATTGTATattcttagattttttttatttggtacagCCTTTGGTAATACTAATATTTGTtgatgggggggggggggggggtttgaaaaatataatagttagGGTAAGAATGATCATGTTGGTTCGTAAGGTGTTCGATGTGGAGGGGTGGTTTTGTTGTCTTTAGAGGAATCAATGAATTTCCGCATATGCTTCTTGTAGCAATGGCTGAAAAGAGAAGAGATGAGACttctactttaataatatagatagattTTCTTAATATCTTCACAAAAAGATCAATTACTATTTATTTACATatcttatttaattttacagaAATATATTACTATTTATAAATAACTTTATCATGTAAATTGATTTCATATCAAATATATCCATTTTattaaattgtttatatataactttttgGAAAAATATCTCATAATGGGTTACTTATAGGCCATACAAGtctttaaattgtttttttttattttgtaatagtATTTCAATATGCCCCATCATAAAATATCTGTGCTCAGTTAATATAGTAGCCAAAGTTTCACAATTCAGAAATGGTTTACAATCCCCACAAGTAAATCCCCTATATGTGTCCTGTGACTTCTCTATAAATTGTATCATTTCCTCAACGTTTTTGTTTGCCTCTTTTGATTGTTCTAACAAATCGGTTATTCAATACTGTTGAATCTattgttattttctttaaaatttctGAACTTTAATCATTAGAAAACTCTATTACTTTGCAATTTGCATTGTTTTTAGCTGCACTAAGATGGAAACACCAAATAGCTTAGAAAAAATCTCAAGGTGGGAAAATATGGAGAAAAACATATTAGCCAAGATATTTGGGATGCTCAACGTTGTTGATATAATCAAGGGGACATCTCGCGTCTGTGTCTCTTGGTTCCTTGCTTCTCACAACAAATCTTTATGGAAGACTATAGACTTAAGTAATCTCAAGtcaattatttcaaaaattccTGATAAGGCAGACCATCTGTCTAATGACGAAGAACACCAATATGAGCTCAGAAATATATTGGCTGAGATAACTAAATTTAACAGCTCAGTCACGACAAATCTAGTCTTTGATAACTGTTACTATATACAAGTGGAGGAACTCGCGATCATTGCTCCAAGGTAAGTTATCCCTTAAACAGATTTGCACATTATATGATAGAAAAATTTGTGTATAAGCGTGGTATCGTGCAATCTTGTGTGTTTATCTTGTGtgtttatttactttttcttgtttttttttcaggatGCCAAACGTAAAAAAATTGTCACTGCCGCTCTATCATAATCTAAATGAGAATTCACTAATGTTTACATTCAGCCAGTGGAAGAATCTCCAAACGTTAGTCATTACTCAACCTGGTTTACCCATTAGAAATGCTAACTTTCGCGCCATTGGAGAGAACTGCAAGAACCTCACCAGCCTAAAGCTTATCCGGCTTTTAGACAATGACTTAGCCTATCAAATTGTGAGTTACTTCTCAAACCTGGAGAGTTTAAGCTTCCGAGGTGCAGCTTTATACATAGATGCACTATTGTCGCTTGTCACTGATCACCAAAACCTCAGGAACCTAAATCTTTCACATTGCTTATACATAGATTGTAAAGGATTTGCTAATGTATACTACAATAACTACATAAAGGCGTCAGGTTTAGAGACCGAAAATATCGTACAAACTGCCACTCAAAAGCTTGACACATTTATCGTGTGTTCAAATCATTGCGAGACATGCAACGAGTTGCGGAGACGTATGCGAGGTCGTTGGGATTTTCACTGCAACTACTGTATGTTGTCCATGGCGCAATGGAAAACTGATGAGATAAAGGAACttgagttttaaaatttctaagttTTGTTTAGTGTCTTgaataaatgtttattttcatggAAAATATTTGGTTATTGGACTATTTTTATTGTTCCTTCCTACAATCGTTATAAATCTCTtatcaatttattttatatatatatatatatatcaatttactttatatatttatcgCATAAATTCAAAACAGTTTACTGAAAGTTAACATTTTTTTCATGATTAAGGTTTGagtaaatgtttattttcatggAAAATATTTGTCACTATTCCTTTCTACAATCGTTATAAATCTGTTATcaatctatttttatatttcacataaaTTCAAAACAGTTTATTGAAAGTTAACATTTGTTCATgattaaatgtttattttcatggAAATTACTTTGtcactaaattttttttcttgctcctcacatttacattttttttttgtattattgaTAGATACCGGTTTGTCCAAAGCTCAGCTCTAATAGATTGACACCGAAACTGTACAAGTTTTGTAAAAACCGGCTGAAGAGATACCGATCACCCAACAACCACCGTAGAAAAATACAGTAACCCAAAAGTTTTAGATTCTAACCGCACCAAAAAAATCCTTTGTGCACCAACTGGCTTGACACTGTAAGAACACCAATACCACACTTATTTGGCTTGACTGTATAAACAAATGGAGGAAAACGAATATGAAATCACAAAATTTGACGGAAACAAAATTTTGATACCATAATAAAAAATGTAAGCAAGCATAAGAGCAGCTCCATTGATGAGTTCTAATAGAGTATTTAAAGatcaaaaaggtaaaaaatacaaataaagtaGGAAAGAGATAGAGAATTGATTCTGTGTGCAGAGATAATTTCTCAGATTTTTAGAACCTATTTTTCCATATGTCATCATATTAatggttgattgattttaaagtgattttattaaataaaagtatttattttaaaatttttgagaaCTTTAGAAGAATTCTAGCAATAAGTATtctgaatttttaattaaacaaaGTCAACGCA belongs to Brassica rapa cultivar Chiifu-401-42 chromosome A07, CAAS_Brap_v3.01, whole genome shotgun sequence and includes:
- the LOC103831495 gene encoding putative F-box protein At4g11580, translated to METPNSLEKISRWENMEKNILAKIFGMLNVVDIIKGTSRVCVSWFLASHNKSLWKTIDLSNLKSIISKIPDKADHLSNDEEHQYELRNILAEITKFNSSVTTNLVFDNCYYIQVEELAIIAPRMPNVKKLSLPLYHNLNENSLMFTFSQWKNLQTLVITQPGLPIRNANFRAIGENCKNLTSLKLIRLLDNDLAYQIVSYFSNLESLSFRGAALYIDALLSLVTDHQNLRNLNLSHCLYIDCKGFANVYYNNYIKASGLETENIVQTATQKLDTFIVCSNHCETCNELRRRMRGRWDFHCNYCMLSMAQWKTDEIKELEF